In Dromaius novaehollandiae isolate bDroNov1 chromosome 4, bDroNov1.hap1, whole genome shotgun sequence, a single genomic region encodes these proteins:
- the LOC112985142 gene encoding C-X-C motif chemokine 11-like — MNYLFTVVLCFMLVAKFQASLAPYRGHCLCIDKGYNVIPTRNVEKIEVFAESSSCEHVEIIATLKFPKERRCLNPEAKHVKMMMKHLMKKHSAGKLRV, encoded by the exons ATGAACTACTTATTTACTGTTGTGCTTTGTTTTATGCTAGTGGCTAAATTTCAAG cttctcTAGCTCCTTACAGAGGGCACTGTCTCTGCATAGATAAAGGCTATAATGTTATTCCTAcaagaaatgtggaaaaaattgAAGTGTTTGCTGAGAGCTCTTCTTGTGAACATGTTGAGATTAT TGCTACGTTGAAGTTTCCAAAAGAGCGAAGATGCCTGAACCCTGAAGCTAAGCATGTCAAGATGATGATGAAGCACTTAATGAAGAAACA TTCTGCAGGAAAACTTCGTGTGTGA
- the LOC112985147 gene encoding C-X-C motif chemokine 10-like, whose amino-acid sequence MNKAFVLVLCFMFVVFTAIEGDLVSRGGECLCIQKGSNFVYPKLLQKIELFPKSAACERIEIIATMKQTGKKRCLNPDSKQVKFLMKTFFIDKAAQSLHQ is encoded by the exons ATGAATAAAGcatttgttcttgttctttgCTTCATGTTTGTGGTTTTCACTGCAATTGAAG GAGACTTGGTTTCCCGTGGAGGAGAGTGCCTGTGTATCCAAAAAGGTTCTAACTTTGTCTATCCAAAGCTCTTACAAAAAATTGAATTATTTCCCAAGAGTGCTGCCTGTGAACGCATTGAGATTAT CGCCACAAtgaagcaaacaggaaagaaaagatgccTGAACCCTGATTCCAAACAGGTGAAATTCCTAATGAAGACTTTCTTCATAGACAA GGCTGCCCAAAGCCTTCATCAGTAA